DNA sequence from the Candidatus Izemoplasmatales bacterium genome:
GACGATCGAGAAGAAGAAGCCGAGGGTCACCGTCGCGAGCAGGTTCATGCGGTTCGACGCCAGCTGGAGCGGATCGGTCTGGGTATACCCCATCGCGACGGTGGCGATGACGAAGTTGACGGCGAAGATCGTGGCCGCCGCCGTCGGCCGGATGAAGAACGCGAAGCCGGCGAGCACGCAGGCGTAGATGAAGACGGTGATGTTGGGACTGACGTACTGGCCGACGGCCGTGTTCGCCGCGTTGAGGGCAATGAGCAGGCCGACGCCGAGATACTGGAGGACGACCATCGCGCGCTTCCTGCCGGCGCGGCGACACAGCGCCAGGATCCCGAGAAGGGCGAACTGGGAGACGATCATGACGCCGTCGATGATCAGGATCCAGGTGCGCCAGAGCGCCGTCCCGGGATCGTTTCCCGGGTCGACGGAGGCGACCCAGACCATCGTGCCGGCGATGAGCGGGAACGCCAGGAACACCATCAGGCGGAAGCGGACGAAATTGGTTTCCGTCGCGAGCGCGACGAATTCCGTGCCGTGCCGGCGCAAGTCGCGATAGGCGTCGCCGACGTTTCGCGCGATCTTCGCGAGCCGTTCCTTCATTTTCATGGCGGGTTCCTCCGTTTCCGTCCGCCCTGCGAGGCGGATTCCATCTCCATTCTACCACATTCGTATCGTGTCGAGGGCCGCTTGTGCGGTTTTCGGTCCTTCGCGCCCCCGCCTTCGCCCTTTTCGTTGTCTATCGGGGCCGATTGTTGTATAATAATCTTACGCAATGAAGAATGGAAGTGGCCCTCATGAAAGTCTTCAACTCCTATACCGGCGCCCTCGAAACGTTCGTCCCGCACCACGAGGGAACCGTCTCGATGTACGTCTGCGGGCCGACCGTCTACAACTACATCCACATCGGAAACGCCCGTCCGGTCGTCTTCTTTGACGTCGTTCGGCGATATTTTCAGGCCAAGGGGAATGTGGTCCGGTTCGTCTCGAACTTCACCGACGTCGACGACAAGATCATCGCCAGGGCGAAGGAGGA
Encoded proteins:
- a CDS encoding GGDEF domain-containing protein, encoding MKMKERLAKIARNVGDAYRDLRRHGTEFVALATETNFVRFRLMVFLAFPLIAGTMVWVASVDPGNDPGTALWRTWILIIDGVMIVSQFALLGILALCRRAGRKRAMVVLQYLGVGLLIALNAANTAVGQYVSPNITVFIYACVLAGFAFFIRPTAAATIFAVNFVIATVAMGYTQTDPLQLASNRMNLLATVTLGFFFSIVGWLNFMAKTRRTDLIQSQTSALAKLANTDRLSGLLNRGAMEDAIREAYLAQAEDAQPIPIFILDLDEFKLVNDGFGHPAGDHLIRMVAGTLLREVPKPALISRWGGDEFMVACPIRSMAEIRVLAERVRDVIATTGYPFEGVVIHTSVSIGVSRIDATFDKGYRDADKALYLAKRSGKNQVKTVDDLR